The Leptospira tipperaryensis genomic sequence CGCGCTGATCGCCGCCGATCACGTTTTGATCCCGATTCAGACGAGAGCGTTCAGCGTTCAAGGATTGAAGGATCTTCATTCTACGATTTTAAAAATCAAAAAGAAGGCGAATCCGTCTCTGAATCTTTTAGGGGCAGTTCTCAACCAGTATGAAGACGCGAGGGCTTTGGCCGGTCTCGCGGACGCGATTCGGAAATACTTCGGCGTTTTTGAAACCGTGATCTACAGAAGGGAATCGATTCCCCAGGCACAGGCAAAAAAAAAGCTGTTGGGAGAATACGACGGCAAGGCGATGCAGATGTTTTCCTCCCTTGCTGACGAATTGATAAAGAGGATTTCAAATGGCTAAACGTTCTGAATTTGCAGGAATGGATCTCCTCACCGCGTTCGGTGAAAAAGAATCTTCGAAAACAGAAATTCAACTTTCCGATATCATTCCCAATCCGGTTCAGCCGAGGGTTTTTGGGAAGGAAGAAGTATCCGATCTCGTAGAATCGATGAAACGTCTGGGCTTGATCGAGCCGATCGTAGTCAGAAAGTCCGGTAAAAAATATCAGATCGTCGCCGGAGAAAGAAGATATCAGGCCGCGAAAGTACTAAAGTGGAACTCGATTCCCGCGATCGAGACGGTAGCCTCCGAAGAAAAATGTTTTGAGATGGCCCTCGCGGAAAATGAAAAACGCAAAAGTCTCAATCCGTGGGAAGTTGGCAGGGCGATCCAGTATCTCAGAAAGGAAAAACGAAAGACCGCTGAAGAAGTTTCTAAGGTCCTCGGTTTTACGGAGAGATACGTAAAACAACTGAGTTCGATCGCCCGATTGGATCAGAAGTCGGTCGCGGATCTTATCAAGTCCGGAAAGGACGCTTCCGTAAAAAATTTAGAAGAACTACTAAAGCAGAAAGAAGGACGAGGGGGTGAAATGGTTTCACCCCGGAAAACCGTCCCGGCGAAAATTATTCTGCAGCTCGGAAAATTGACGTCCCAACAGAGAGAAAAATTCTTAAAAGAACTATCGTCCCTAAAAAAGAAATACGGACTCAAAGACTGAGAGGTTTTTCGCCGAGTTTTAGGGCGAGCTGGAAGTTTGGATAAGGTTGTGTTGTTTGTTCGTCGCGGGAAAAGGGATCTAAAAACTGCTTGAGCCGAGACTCGAAGTCCCTTTCAAGGTATTATAAGAGCTGACATTTCTTTTTTAGAAATTCTTGGGACAATGGCCCTGAGTCTAAAGAAAATCCTTTTAACAAAATAAATAGAAGCTAAATCTTTTTCAAATCGGAGAGAACATGAAACTTGCCATCATCTCGGCGTCACATCGAAAAATATCGCAGTCTGCAAAGGTCGCGGAATGGATGAAAGCCAGACTTCTTTTTTTTGGTCATCAGGTTTGGACGCTGGATCTTGGAAATCAGAAGCTCCCTGTTTGGGATGATTCCTTTTGGGACGGCGGTGCTGAATGGGATAAGATTTGGAAACCGATCGAATCGGAATTGGATCAAGCGGACGCGCTGGTCTTTGTAACCCCCGAGTATTCCGGGATGGCCTCGCCTGGGTTAAAAAATTTTCTTCTCTATTGCAGCAATAAGATTATAGGTCATAAGCCCGTTTTGATTGGCGCGGTTTCGGCGAGCCGAGGCGGCAGTTATCCAGTCGCCGAACTCAGGATGAGCAGTTATAAAAATACGAAGGTTTGTTATATACCGGAACATATCATCGTAAGAGACGCGGAAAAAGTTCTGAACGGACCTGACTCGGTGAGCCAGGAAGATTCTTATATCCGAGAAAGGATCGACTTTGCACTCAAAATTTTGGTGAGTTACGGCGAGGCGTTGAAGACGGTTCGCGCATCCGGACTTACCGTGAAAAAAGAATTTTCAAACGGAATGTGATTCTTCCGTTTTAGATTTTAGGCGAAGTCGAAACGACTTTTACCGGATATTCTAAGATTTTATTTACAACGAGCCAGGCCGACAACGGTAGAAGCACGTTGACAAACGCCGTGATCGGAATCAAAATCCAAGAGAACGCGGATCCCCATTCAAAAGGACTCCACGCGTGCATGAGATGGATGAGGATGGGATGTAAAAGAAAAATCCCCATGCTATTCTTTCCCACAAAGGTAAAAATTTGAATCAGAGTTTTATGTCTCTTTTCTACCCGTGCTTTTTCCGCCCAGAAAAATAAAACCAGAAACATTCCGAGCGGATAGAAGAGAAGATGATTGGAAGAATCGAACTTCCAGACAAATCCGGCTAAAAACAACGCCGAAAGATAAATCAAAATTCCGATCCAGAGAATCTTTTTCATGGAGTAGGGGAGGGGAGAGGATTTTTCTTCCGAGAGGGCCAAAAAATTCTTCGGTTGTTTAAACCACTTCCCAGCTAACATTCCGAAGGTGAAAAAGAATATAAATCCGGTGAACAAAATCGGTTCGATCGTTCGTATCGGCCCTTCGGAAAAAAGGAAAAAGATGTGATTGGAAACTAAATTGACCAACAAGCTCAAGAATAGAATCGAAAGGATCGCCTTTTTCGTGTTAAGTTTTGTTTGGATCTTTGAAAACAAAGGAAAGATCAAATAAAATGAAAAAAGAAGCGGAACAAAATAATACGGAGCACACCAGGTTCCGAGTAACAAACCGGAAAGAAAAGCCCCCAGATCCGGCAACGTTCCTAATTTCACATAAGCCGCGAGCAGACTTACGAAGAAATATGGAAGAATCAGTGAAAGGATCTTTGATTTCCAATAGTCTCTAAAGTTTGTGGATTTCAAAAAAATTCCCGACGAAAGGATAAAGGCCGGGACGCTGAATCTTGCAAGATTGGAAAGAGCCAGAGTCGCAATCGACGCGCTTTGATCGGGCCCAAAGTATTGAAAGTAAGAATTGACGTGGATAAAAACGATTCCAGTGATCGCGAGGCCTCTGATAAAATCGATGGATTCGCTTCTTCCGCTTTTAGACTCGTCTTTCTGCGGAGAAGAAATTAACATTTGAGACGAACGATTGGAAAAAAAGAAGAATGCGAATAGAAGAATCAGACCGAAGAGATCCATGAAAAGCTGAAGATGTGAATTCATAAAAGAGTGTACTTTTCCTGGGTAGAATTAATATTCATCTGTCAATATGCGATTTTTTGGTAAAGAATCTAATTTATTAGGTCGGTTTAAAAAATGAATAAGGTGCAGGTCCCTGCCGGCGGAATCATCTTTCGCGAAGGCGAACTGAATAACGCGATGTATGTGATTCTTAGCGGATCAGTCGAAGTTTATTTTACGCGTAAGAATGTGGTACAACGTCTTGCGATCATGAAAAAGGGAGACTTTTTCGGAGAGATGGCTCTTTTTCGTTCCTTGCCGAGAACCGCAACTGCCAAAGCCATTTTGGATTGCGAACTTGCGGTGATCGAAAGTAAACAACAACTGGAAAGATTCTTACTCAACAATCCGGATTTTTCCGCAAAGATGGTGCGTATTCTCGCGGATCGTCTTGCAAACACGAACGCGATTTTGATTTCTAAGTTGGACGAATACGCTTCGGGAGAATTGGAATTCGGAAATTCCGAAGCCTGATTATAACTCCGGGGAATGGATGAGGATTCGGTCTTTGCCGGATTTTTTTGCTTTGTAAAGAGCTGCGTCCGCGTTCTTAAAAAGATCGTTCGTATCTTTTCCGTCTTCTCCAAATCTACAGATTCCTCCTGAGACGGTAACCGCCAAACCGTACTGACTCATCGAAGCTTCTAAAAGATAATTACGAAAACGATTGGCGGCCACGAGCGCGTTTTCTTTCGGAGTTTCGGGCAAGATCACAGCGAATTCTTCTCCACCGATTCTGCAACAGATGTCTTCTTGTCGAAAGGAAAAAAGCATCGTACCCGCGATCAATCTTAGAATGTCGTCTCCAAATCCGTGTCCGTATGTGTCGTTGATGATCTTAAAATTATCAACATCCAAAATCAAAAGACAAAAATCTCTCTGATATCTTGAACTCCGATTGATCTCCTTATTAAGAATGATGTTGAAGTATCTTCGATTGTAGATTCCACTCGTTTCGTCGATGACCGTATTCAGAATAATCTCTTCAAAGGAATACAATTCCACGATCTTTGGATTTTCTATGATTCTATTTTTGCTGAAGATATAGTCGAGCATGGAGACGATGAAGTTTACGTTTCTTCCCAGAGAAGCGCTCATACTTTCTCCGTGTTTGTAAATCTCTTCCCAGAGTTCTCTTGCTTCGGGTTCTTGAATTTCGAGATGAGAAATGATTCTAAAAAACTCGGAATAGAAGAACGGATTGTTCACGGCGAGTTCCGCGATTCTTGTTTTGAATTCGGGCAAGCCGGATTCGTGATCGTGTAAAAGTGAGATGACTTTTGTCTTGAGATCGGGGCCTATGTTGCGGATGGCTTTGAGTTGTTCGTTCATCTTGATTAGTTC encodes the following:
- a CDS encoding NADPH-dependent FMN reductase; the protein is MKLAIISASHRKISQSAKVAEWMKARLLFFGHQVWTLDLGNQKLPVWDDSFWDGGAEWDKIWKPIESELDQADALVFVTPEYSGMASPGLKNFLLYCSNKIIGHKPVLIGAVSASRGGSYPVAELRMSSYKNTKVCYIPEHIIVRDAEKVLNGPDSVSQEDSYIRERIDFALKILVSYGEALKTVRASGLTVKKEFSNGM
- a CDS encoding cyclic nucleotide-binding domain-containing protein; translated protein: MNKVQVPAGGIIFREGELNNAMYVILSGSVEVYFTRKNVVQRLAIMKKGDFFGEMALFRSLPRTATAKAILDCELAVIESKQQLERFLLNNPDFSAKMVRILADRLANTNAILISKLDEYASGELEFGNSEA
- a CDS encoding acyltransferase; this translates as MNSHLQLFMDLFGLILLFAFFFFSNRSSQMLISSPQKDESKSGRSESIDFIRGLAITGIVFIHVNSYFQYFGPDQSASIATLALSNLARFSVPAFILSSGIFLKSTNFRDYWKSKILSLILPYFFVSLLAAYVKLGTLPDLGAFLSGLLLGTWCAPYYFVPLLFSFYLIFPLFSKIQTKLNTKKAILSILFLSLLVNLVSNHIFFLFSEGPIRTIEPILFTGFIFFFTFGMLAGKWFKQPKNFLALSEEKSSPLPYSMKKILWIGILIYLSALFLAGFVWKFDSSNHLLFYPLGMFLVLFFWAEKARVEKRHKTLIQIFTFVGKNSMGIFLLHPILIHLMHAWSPFEWGSAFSWILIPITAFVNVLLPLSAWLVVNKILEYPVKVVSTSPKI
- a CDS encoding ParB/RepB/Spo0J family partition protein; the protein is MAKRSEFAGMDLLTAFGEKESSKTEIQLSDIIPNPVQPRVFGKEEVSDLVESMKRLGLIEPIVVRKSGKKYQIVAGERRYQAAKVLKWNSIPAIETVASEEKCFEMALAENEKRKSLNPWEVGRAIQYLRKEKRKTAEEVSKVLGFTERYVKQLSSIARLDQKSVADLIKSGKDASVKNLEELLKQKEGRGGEMVSPRKTVPAKIILQLGKLTSQQREKFLKELSSLKKKYGLKD
- a CDS encoding GGDEF domain-containing protein, whose amino-acid sequence is MDLNQKDEITRLKSLVELYERISKLSESELLEAEKTLEAQENTAGMARLELIKMNEQLKAIRNIGPDLKTKVISLLHDHESGLPEFKTRIAELAVNNPFFYSEFFRIISHLEIQEPEARELWEEIYKHGESMSASLGRNVNFIVSMLDYIFSKNRIIENPKIVELYSFEEIILNTVIDETSGIYNRRYFNIILNKEINRSSRYQRDFCLLILDVDNFKIINDTYGHGFGDDILRLIAGTMLFSFRQEDICCRIGGEEFAVILPETPKENALVAANRFRNYLLEASMSQYGLAVTVSGGICRFGEDGKDTNDLFKNADAALYKAKKSGKDRILIHSPEL